From Amia ocellicauda isolate fAmiCal2 chromosome 12, fAmiCal2.hap1, whole genome shotgun sequence, a single genomic window includes:
- the LOC136764091 gene encoding free fatty acid receptor 2-like: MASNQLVLTVYIITFVTGLPSNILALCAFCVKIQRKVLPIDILFLNLTVSDLIFLLFLPLKMTEAFSGMKWVLPMFLCPLTSFMFYSTIYISTLFLTAVSVDRYLGVAYPMNYKLKRHPMYAVMLSIFFWIFSSAHCSIVYVMQEIIKGNTSTENSTCYDDFTSEQLKILLPVRMELCVVLFFIPLGISTFCYLNFIHILNTRPNISRPKKQRAIGLALGTLLVFILCFLPYNITHIAGYICENSPQWRTEALLLSTLNACLDPIIFFFSSSAFQEIIKEIFFCIIRKNK; this comes from the coding sequence ATGGCAAGCAATCAACTAGTGCTGACTGTGTACATCATAACATTCGTGACCGGATTGCCTTCCAATATCCTGGCACTTTGTGCTTTCTGTGTGAAAATTCAGCGCAAAGTATTGCCCATCGACATCCTCTTCTTAAACCTAACAGTCTCAGATCTAATTTTCCTGTTGTTCCTGCCCTTAAAAATGACTGAAGCCTTCAGTGGGATGAAGTGGGTGTTGCCCATGTTCCTGTGCCCTCTGACTTCATTCATGTTCTATTCCACCATCTACATCAGCACCCTTTTCCTCACGGCAGTCAGTGTTGACAGATACCTGGGGGTGGCCTACCCCATGAACTATAAGTTAAAACGCCACCCAATGTATGCAGTAATGCTAAGCATCTTTTTCTGGATCTTCTCCTCCGCCCACTGCAGCATTGTCTATGTAATGCAGGAAATCATCAAGGGGAATACATCTACAGAGAATTCCACCTGTTATGATGACTTCACATCAGAGCAGCTGAAAATCCTTCTCCCTGTCCGCATGGAACTGTGTGTTGTCCTTTTCTTCATCCCCCTTGGCATCTCCACCTTCTGCTATTTAAATTTCATCCATATCCTCAATACCAGGCCAAATATCAGTCGTCCAAAGAAACAAAGAGCCATTGGCCTGGCTTTAGGGAcccttcttgtttttatcctttGCTTTCTGCCCTACAACATCACTCATATAGCAGGGTATATATGTGAAAACAGTCCTCAGTGGCGCACAGAGGCACTACTCCTGAGCACTTTAAATGCCTGCTTAGATCCCATCATATTCTTTTTCTCATCCTCTGCTTTCCAGGAAATTAtcaaagagatttttttttgcatcataagaaaaaataaatga